The following coding sequences lie in one Paramormyrops kingsleyae isolate MSU_618 chromosome 15, PKINGS_0.4, whole genome shotgun sequence genomic window:
- the LOC140578570 gene encoding E3 SUMO-protein ligase ZBED1-like translates to MDKTKEGLLDGKFQYKTLPDGSVDKTKVICTFCKAEFNYHRSNSSLTYHLKAKHPTEIISTGPRQCKLQECVRGKMTRSVSDKVMNALVIWIAKNCRPINVVDDDGLRDVIRTASGDTSYNMPSRGTIMSKIHTLYDDEKARRMNTLQQATHIALTGDHWTSVSNDNYLGITAHFVDKEWKLHSFALTVSKTEERQYAEACADHFLNVAREWEIEDKLSTLGTDSARNMVATARLLPFEHLPCTAHILQRTVTVSIHGSGFESVLAKCRKIVGHFKHSPSNAHELMEQQVACGQKQESLVQDVTTRWNSTLEMIKRIQRNKSPLTTTLAMQKTNVAMLTAQELSKLQKLEELLESCRYVTELLGGEQYISCSVVLPALCHLFKIMESTEDDPAYVVKFKNDFTSDLSKRKDSTNLTWLKIATAIDPRFKDLKCLPKDERNEVWASLSKLLMAESPGKQESKETTDQQPPKKRRTSILLVSSDSESDEEEESIEQCLNRYKAEPKMHMEGCPLQWWGKREATHARLAPIACKYLSSPATTVPCERLFSLSGHIIQKKRATLSPDNVNKLVCLSNWLNVKED, encoded by the exons ATGGATAAGACCAAGGAAGGACTTTTAGACGGAAAGTTTCAGTATAAAACTCTGCCGGATGGTTCTGTGGATAAAACAAAAGTAATCTGTACATTTTGCAAAGCCGAATTTAATTACCACAGAAGTAATTCGTCTTTGACATATCACTTAAAAGCAAAACACCCCACCGAAATAATCTCTACAGGGCCTCGCCAATGTAAATTGCAGGAGTGCGTTCGTGGTAAAATGACGAGATCTGTAAGTGATAAGGTAATGAATGCTTTGGTTATTTGGATAGCTAAAAACTGCAGACCCATTAACGTAGTAGATGACGATGGACTGCGGGACGTAATTAGAACTGCGTCGGGAGACACCTCATACAATATGCCGTCAAGAGGAACCATCATGTCAAAAATACACACTTTGTATGACGATGAGAAGGCACGGAGGATGAACACATTACAGCAAGCGACACACATCGCGCTCACAGGGGACCACTGGACTTCTGTGAGCAATGACAACTACTTAGGCATCACAGCGCACTTCGTTGATAAAGAATGGAAATTGCATTCATTCGCACTAACTGTGTCTAAAACTGAGGAACGACAGTACGCTGAGGCATGTGCGGATCATTTTCTCAATGTGGCAAGAGAATGGGAAATCGAGGACAAGTTAAGCACACTTGGCACTGACAGTGCTCGTAATATGGTTGCTACCGCGAGACTACTTCCATTTGAACACCTGCCCTGCACGGCCCACATTTTGCAACGAACTGTGACGGTTTCCATTCACGGCAGTGGATTTGAAAGTGTCCTAGCAAAATGTCGCAAGATTGTTGGGCACTTTAAGCATAGTCCATCCAACGCTCACGAACTAATGGAACAACAAGTTGCATGTGGACAGAAACAAGAATCTCTCGTTCAGGACGTTACAACAAGATGGAATTCTACCCTAGAAATGATCAAGCGAATTCAGCGAAACAAATCTCCACTGACCACTACCCTGGCTATGCAAAAGACCAATGTTGCCATGTTGACTGCACAGGAGCTCTCTAAACTGCAAAAGCTGGAGGAACTACTTGAATCTTGCAG ATATGTAACTGAACTGCTGGGAGGAGAGCAGTACATCTCCTGCTCAGTGGTATTGCCAGCCTTGTGCCACTTGTTCAAAATTATGGAGTCCACAGAGGATGATCCAGCCTATGTAGTTAAATTCAAAAATGATTTTACCTCAGACCTATCTAAAAGGAAGGACAGCACTAATCTCACATGGCTGAAGATCGCTACTGCAATTGATCCAAGGTTTAAAGACCTAAAGTGTCTTCCCAAAGATGAAAGGAATGAGGTGTGGGCTTCACTAAGCAAGCTGTTAATGGCAGAGAGTCCTGGAAAACAAGAGTCTAAAGAGACAACAGACCAACAGCCACCAAAGAAGAGAAGGACCTCCATCTTGCTGGTTTCTTCTGATTCAGAGTCAGATGAAGAGGAAGAGTCCATAGAACAGTGTCTTAACCGCTACAAAGCAGAGCCCAAAATGCACATGGAGGGTTGTCCACTACAGTGGTGGGGAAAGAGAGAAGCAACACATGCCAGGCTGGCACCAATAGCATGCAAGTATCTGTCAAGCCCTGCTACAACGGTGCCTTGTGAGAGACTCTTCTCACTCTCAGGTCACATCATTCAAAAGAAAAGGGCCACATTGTCCCCTGATAATGTCAACAAACTGGTCTGTCTCAGCAACTGGTTGAATGTAAAGGAGGACTAA